A part of Maridesulfovibrio hydrothermalis AM13 = DSM 14728 genomic DNA contains:
- the priA gene encoding replication restart helicase PriA, which yields MTTLWQACLASPPYSIYTYEAPADLPKLMEGQRVLVPLGRSVRVAFLIEKTDTTPENIELKSIIWPLEKEPLLNENHFNLYRNIGTRQMQPLGKVLENVVPKRFRSAKVSFKVADRSFPARLKAMDIVRLSVEKRMELVDIYDQGRMNVSLPASIEKEDYVSLTCDPPWPVRPNAARQLQILEYIYENGPREKGFLKNIMGDWTAGVIKKLHSDSLVKVGAAPEEERNPSEKCSVTSAQWDFVPSRQQEKAIEELNSALDTGKSAVKLLHGITGSGKTLVYMTAARKCMEQGRSVILLVPEIALAYGLWNSLCPLFPDTRKYLYHGYQTPVRKEAIFRTLAEDGKPALIVGTRSALFLPVRNPGLIIIDEEHDESYKQEERLPYQAKEVAYVLSRMTDSLLVLGSATPDIKTFYAGSQGAFDVISMGKRVGKSVLPKVKVIDTSSIKDPEKPFAPETEARLKEVVEKGEQAVIMLNRRGFSPLIYCTDCEEPFKCPHCNVSMTYHKARERVICHYCGNAYPFPLPCSTCGGSNLLPLGGGTERLEEQVAKALPPDTRILRMDRDSTRRQEKLDEILKSFAKGNAQVLVGTQMLSKGHNFPGVTLVVVAEGDLGLNLPDYRSAERTFQLLVQVSGRAGRGDKPGEVLIQTRNPDNPIWGAVTSADYKTFFEKEIEKRRRFRYPPFTKLTLIRISHPLGWEGENLCPPFFNIIKDAAKEAGIMAMGPVPAPLSQLKGRKRFNCLLKSDDWMKTRKLYAEIVRRSPDKKQIRITMDLDPVNML from the coding sequence CTTTACCGCAATATAGGTACGCGGCAAATGCAGCCTCTCGGCAAGGTGCTTGAAAATGTTGTGCCCAAGCGTTTCCGCAGTGCCAAGGTTTCATTTAAAGTTGCTGATCGTTCATTTCCTGCACGGCTCAAAGCTATGGATATTGTCCGGTTGTCCGTAGAGAAAAGAATGGAGCTGGTTGATATTTATGATCAGGGTCGAATGAATGTCAGCCTGCCGGCCTCTATTGAAAAAGAAGATTACGTCAGCCTGACCTGTGATCCTCCGTGGCCGGTTCGGCCAAATGCTGCCCGTCAGTTGCAAATTTTAGAATATATTTATGAGAATGGTCCTCGCGAAAAAGGCTTTTTGAAAAATATCATGGGTGACTGGACCGCCGGAGTCATTAAGAAGCTCCATTCTGATTCGCTTGTAAAAGTCGGGGCTGCTCCAGAAGAGGAGCGCAATCCGTCAGAGAAATGTTCAGTCACTTCTGCACAGTGGGATTTTGTGCCCTCCAGACAGCAGGAAAAAGCCATTGAGGAGTTGAATTCTGCTCTTGATACCGGGAAAAGTGCAGTTAAGCTGTTGCACGGGATTACCGGTAGCGGCAAGACTCTTGTCTATATGACGGCGGCCCGTAAATGTATGGAACAGGGACGTTCTGTTATATTGCTTGTCCCTGAAATTGCGCTGGCGTACGGCCTGTGGAACAGTCTTTGTCCTCTTTTTCCTGATACCCGTAAATATTTATACCATGGCTATCAGACTCCTGTGCGCAAAGAGGCTATTTTTCGCACACTTGCTGAAGATGGAAAACCTGCGCTAATTGTGGGTACTCGTTCAGCTCTTTTTTTGCCGGTGCGTAATCCGGGGCTGATTATTATCGATGAAGAGCATGATGAATCCTACAAGCAGGAAGAGCGTCTTCCATATCAGGCTAAAGAAGTTGCTTATGTGCTTTCCCGGATGACTGACAGTTTGCTGGTGCTTGGCTCTGCCACGCCGGATATCAAGACTTTTTATGCCGGATCACAGGGAGCTTTTGACGTTATCTCAATGGGAAAAAGGGTAGGTAAGTCTGTTCTGCCTAAGGTAAAGGTGATAGATACCAGCTCTATAAAAGATCCTGAGAAGCCTTTTGCCCCTGAAACCGAAGCACGGTTGAAGGAAGTGGTTGAGAAAGGGGAGCAGGCTGTAATTATGCTCAACCGGCGTGGTTTTTCTCCGCTAATTTATTGCACAGATTGTGAAGAGCCTTTCAAGTGTCCGCATTGTAATGTGAGTATGACCTATCATAAGGCTCGTGAACGGGTCATCTGTCATTATTGCGGCAATGCTTATCCGTTTCCGCTTCCATGTTCAACCTGTGGTGGAAGCAATCTTCTGCCTCTCGGCGGGGGTACTGAGCGGCTTGAAGAGCAGGTTGCCAAGGCTTTGCCTCCTGATACCAGAATTTTGCGTATGGACCGTGATTCCACCCGCAGGCAGGAGAAGCTTGACGAAATATTGAAAAGCTTTGCCAAAGGTAATGCGCAGGTGCTTGTCGGAACACAGATGCTTTCCAAAGGGCATAATTTTCCAGGTGTTACTCTGGTTGTTGTAGCTGAAGGTGATCTTGGTTTGAATCTGCCGGACTATCGTTCTGCTGAACGCACATTTCAATTGCTGGTGCAGGTTTCCGGTAGGGCGGGCAGAGGAGATAAACCGGGCGAAGTTCTTATTCAGACCCGCAATCCGGATAACCCCATATGGGGAGCCGTAACCTCCGCTGATTATAAAACTTTTTTTGAAAAAGAAATAGAAAAGCGGCGTAGATTTCGCTATCCGCCATTTACCAAGCTTACTTTGATCAGAATCAGCCATCCGCTCGGCTGGGAAGGGGAGAACCTTTGTCCACCGTTCTTTAATATTATCAAAGATGCTGCCAAAGAAGCAGGGATTATGGCTATGGGGCCTGTTCCGGCTCCTCTTTCGCAGTTGAAAGGGCGCAAGCGTTTTAATTGCTTGCTTAAATCTGATGACTGGATGAAGACTCGAAAATTATATGCTGAAATAGTCCGCCGGAGTCCCGATAAAAAGCAAATCAGAATCACTATGGATCTCGATCCTGTGAATATGCTTTAA
- a CDS encoding STAS domain-containing protein, whose product MDSLNDYSQIRLIFGVPFFSMDFNELMQAIGDLAAAKSKNMFFAASTPWLLDMARNPLLCPVDADYILAADSTLIAMADKLSVKIKMPLEYFEFPEQVARICAHYGYSLLHVSDSALKTDILIRDGYVPLSWDLFTHFNISGSLDEIEARSIVASANDSKPDIVLISAPPESLHKFVPEIYKKLHDCLLICIPQDTDLNNITEKINNVFSPLLLTREESIFRDHLKQTSSIALPSTISCDETSDPVVIKISGTLNTDILPELIRVGTKKLDQGCNIALDLADTNAVSLKGIETLYFLIQEARQAGKRISMHDISDEISNIFHQAGIAAYIDNFPGIIYEEPTE is encoded by the coding sequence GTGGATAGTTTAAACGATTACAGTCAAATCAGACTTATTTTCGGAGTTCCCTTCTTCAGCATGGACTTTAACGAGTTGATGCAGGCGATAGGCGACCTTGCAGCGGCCAAAAGCAAAAATATGTTTTTTGCCGCGTCCACCCCCTGGCTTCTGGATATGGCCAGAAACCCTCTGCTCTGTCCCGTTGATGCAGATTACATTTTGGCTGCGGATTCAACGTTGATTGCAATGGCAGACAAATTATCTGTCAAAATTAAAATGCCTTTGGAATACTTCGAATTCCCGGAGCAGGTTGCCCGTATCTGCGCTCATTACGGTTACAGCCTGCTCCATGTATCTGATTCCGCTCTTAAAACAGATATCCTTATCAGAGACGGCTACGTCCCCTTATCATGGGATCTATTTACTCATTTCAATATTTCCGGAAGTCTAGATGAAATTGAAGCCCGCTCCATTGTCGCAAGCGCAAATGATTCAAAGCCGGATATTGTACTTATATCCGCTCCTCCGGAAAGTTTGCACAAGTTTGTACCTGAAATTTATAAAAAACTTCACGACTGCCTGCTGATCTGTATCCCTCAGGATACAGATCTGAATAATATTACAGAAAAAATAAATAATGTTTTCAGCCCGCTGCTTCTGACCCGTGAAGAATCAATTTTTCGTGATCATCTCAAACAGACAAGCTCTATAGCCCTTCCCTCAACTATCAGCTGCGATGAAACTTCAGATCCGGTTGTAATCAAAATTTCAGGCACGCTAAATACAGATATCCTTCCGGAACTTATTCGGGTCGGCACAAAAAAACTCGATCAAGGCTGCAATATTGCACTGGATTTAGCAGACACTAATGCCGTTTCACTAAAAGGAATTGAAACGCTGTATTTCCTGATTCAGGAAGCGCGTCAGGCTGGAAAAAGAATATCAATGCATGATATTTCAGATGAAATCTCAAATATATTTCATCAGGCAGGAATCGCTGCCTACATCGATAATTTTCCCGGAATAATTTATGAAGAGCCGACAGAATAA
- a CDS encoding Smr/MutS family protein — translation MAKKRMNSLSDLKSLKFKENKKEPEMSKAVKKALAAVKKKPAPVKTDEKEIEPVNDDMAFMNAMSGVQRMDSSTVVVEKSNPAPVVSSSDEDDGKKYLSSLISGKIEFEIEYSDEFMFGFVRGTDSKIFQKLKSGAFSHEAHIDLHGMNSEQAFDNLLFFIRESFLQGNRCVLAVTGRGKNSPGGHSVLKREIQDWLTRDPFRRVVLAFCTAQPKDGGAGAVYILLRKQKKVQGKVKWDKGINWGKDF, via the coding sequence ATGGCAAAAAAAAGAATGAACTCACTTTCGGACCTGAAAAGTCTGAAATTTAAAGAAAATAAAAAAGAACCGGAAATGTCCAAAGCAGTAAAAAAAGCCCTCGCCGCGGTAAAAAAGAAACCAGCGCCGGTCAAAACAGATGAAAAAGAGATTGAACCGGTTAACGATGATATGGCTTTTATGAATGCCATGTCCGGCGTTCAGCGCATGGACAGTTCAACTGTTGTCGTGGAAAAGTCTAATCCGGCTCCAGTCGTCAGCAGCAGCGATGAAGACGATGGAAAAAAATATTTGAGCAGCCTTATTTCCGGTAAGATTGAATTTGAAATTGAATACTCAGACGAGTTCATGTTCGGTTTTGTGCGCGGAACTGACTCCAAGATTTTCCAGAAACTTAAAAGCGGCGCATTCAGTCATGAGGCGCATATTGACCTTCATGGCATGAACTCCGAACAGGCTTTTGATAACCTGCTATTTTTCATCCGCGAATCCTTTTTACAAGGCAACAGATGCGTTCTTGCCGTTACCGGACGTGGCAAAAATTCTCCCGGTGGCCATTCAGTTCTTAAACGTGAAATTCAGGACTGGCTCACCCGCGATCCTTTCCGGCGTGTAGTTCTGGCATTCTGTACTGCTCAGCCTAAAGACGGCGGTGCAGGTGCAGTCTACATTCTGCTGCGTAAACAAAAGAAGGTGCAGGGTAAGGTCAAATGGGATAAAGGCATTAACTGGGGCAAGGATTTCTAG
- a CDS encoding ABC transporter ATP-binding protein, whose translation MLKIENLHVSIGDKEVIKGLDLHIKEGETFILFGPNGSGKTSLLMTLMGFSNYEVTQGKIIFKGEDITYAPIYERARLGVGMSFQRPPTIHGLKTRHLVKMCGNGTNVDVEMLAERVNMTDFLDRDINSGFSGGEIKRSELLQLMAQNPSMLLFDEPESGVDLENMHLIGKMVRTLLDGEIKPNLDLSMKEQKEKGSKTCGLIITHTGHILDYINADRGQVLYNGHLCCEARPRDILEHIRKYGYQECVKCLN comes from the coding sequence ATGCTTAAGATAGAAAACTTGCACGTCAGTATTGGCGACAAGGAGGTCATCAAAGGCCTCGACTTACATATAAAAGAAGGGGAGACCTTTATTCTTTTCGGACCCAACGGTTCCGGTAAGACCTCCCTGCTCATGACTCTTATGGGCTTTAGCAACTATGAAGTCACCCAAGGCAAAATTATTTTCAAGGGTGAAGACATCACATACGCTCCGATTTATGAGCGTGCACGCCTTGGCGTGGGGATGTCCTTTCAGCGGCCTCCGACCATTCACGGCCTTAAGACCCGCCATCTGGTAAAGATGTGCGGTAACGGCACTAATGTTGACGTTGAAATGCTGGCTGAAAGAGTCAATATGACCGATTTTCTTGACCGCGATATCAATTCCGGATTTTCCGGCGGTGAGATTAAGCGTTCCGAGTTGCTTCAGCTCATGGCTCAAAATCCAAGTATGCTTCTTTTTGATGAGCCTGAGTCCGGTGTTGATCTTGAGAATATGCATCTTATCGGAAAAATGGTCCGTACTCTTCTGGACGGCGAAATCAAGCCGAATCTTGATCTGAGTATGAAAGAGCAGAAAGAGAAAGGTTCCAAGACCTGCGGGTTGATTATTACCCATACCGGACATATTTTGGATTATATCAATGCCGACCGTGGACAGGTGCTCTACAACGGACATCTCTGCTGTGAAGCAAGACCTCGCGACATTCTGGAGCATATCCGTAAGTATGGATATCAGGAATGCGTTAAGTGCTTGAACTAG
- a CDS encoding SufB/SufD family protein, with protein sequence MKKVDLNDFKFEGLEHAPVEDLSTLNDEDKEQLLMAGVDVDSEDVSGTFMQVDHSNVHCGSTDKDVEVMDIKKALEKYDGLPDYYFNLIDKDKDEFTKSAADNLHGGYFIRTKKGAKIERPVQSCLFLKAEQSGQNVHNIVVVEEDSELHIITGCAAAHDEFTGAHFGISEFYVKKGAKLTFTMVHNWGENVTVRPRTVGVVEEDGVLLNNYVLMKRVKDLQSYPTIYLNGANAVARFNSVLVAPEGSYLDTGTRIIQNAPNTKAETISRTITTGGTIISRGHIQGNAVPARGHIECKGLLLGGGRIHAIPELEATVEGVELSHEAAVGKIAQEEIEYLMARGMDEDEATSTIVRGFLNVDIMGLPAKLQKEIDKQIEELDASDAM encoded by the coding sequence ATGAAAAAAGTTGATCTTAACGATTTCAAATTTGAAGGTCTTGAGCACGCTCCTGTTGAAGATTTGTCTACTCTTAATGATGAAGACAAAGAGCAGCTTCTCATGGCCGGTGTTGATGTTGATAGCGAAGATGTCAGTGGAACTTTTATGCAGGTTGACCATTCAAACGTGCATTGCGGTTCTACTGATAAAGACGTTGAAGTAATGGATATTAAAAAGGCTTTAGAGAAATACGATGGCCTGCCTGACTACTATTTCAACCTTATCGATAAAGACAAAGATGAATTTACCAAATCTGCAGCTGATAATCTGCATGGCGGGTATTTTATTCGGACCAAAAAAGGTGCGAAGATTGAACGTCCTGTACAATCCTGTCTGTTCCTTAAAGCGGAGCAGTCCGGACAGAATGTCCACAACATTGTTGTTGTTGAGGAAGATTCTGAATTGCATATTATCACCGGTTGCGCCGCTGCCCATGATGAATTCACGGGAGCGCATTTCGGTATTTCCGAATTTTATGTAAAAAAGGGTGCTAAGCTCACCTTTACTATGGTTCATAACTGGGGTGAAAACGTAACAGTCCGCCCTAGAACCGTAGGTGTTGTTGAGGAGGACGGAGTTCTTCTTAACAACTATGTTCTGATGAAAAGAGTAAAAGACCTTCAGTCTTATCCTACTATTTATTTAAATGGTGCTAATGCTGTTGCCCGTTTTAATTCTGTTTTGGTTGCGCCTGAAGGTTCTTACCTTGATACCGGAACCCGCATTATTCAAAACGCTCCCAACACCAAAGCTGAAACCATTTCCCGTACAATCACTACCGGCGGGACCATTATTTCGCGCGGTCATATTCAGGGTAATGCAGTTCCTGCCCGCGGGCATATAGAGTGTAAAGGCCTTCTTCTCGGAGGCGGTCGTATTCATGCTATTCCCGAACTTGAGGCAACTGTCGAAGGTGTTGAACTTTCTCATGAAGCAGCTGTCGGTAAAATTGCTCAAGAAGAGATTGAATATCTTATGGCACGCGGAATGGATGAAGACGAAGCCACCTCTACAATCGTTCGCGGTTTTCTCAATGTTGATATTATGGGGCTGCCCGCGAAGCTTCAGAAAGAAATCGATAAACAGATTGAAGAACTTGACGCAAGCGACGCTATGTAG
- a CDS encoding metal-dependent hydrolase has protein sequence MPGYKVHIGGSIFAGILVLLILVNIGMYVVDPQQVVVLLILSVLGALFPDIDTDSKGKRLYYSAMLLLSLALIYFEEFRWAAYLGVLAMLPGVSAHRGWTHTWWAMLVVPMPMLILPYYVYGQGFPTLLPYYVAFVTGYFSHLLLDREF, from the coding sequence ATGCCCGGATATAAAGTGCATATCGGCGGTTCAATATTCGCCGGAATCCTTGTTTTGTTAATATTGGTCAACATCGGCATGTATGTCGTGGATCCTCAGCAGGTCGTAGTACTTTTGATACTTTCTGTTCTGGGAGCGCTTTTTCCTGATATCGATACTGATTCCAAAGGGAAGAGGCTTTATTATTCGGCTATGCTGCTGCTCTCGCTGGCTCTGATTTATTTTGAAGAGTTCCGGTGGGCGGCGTATCTTGGCGTGCTTGCTATGCTGCCCGGGGTAAGTGCCCATCGCGGCTGGACGCATACATGGTGGGCAATGCTGGTTGTTCCGATGCCTATGCTTATTTTGCCCTATTATGTATATGGGCAGGGTTTTCCTACTTTACTGCCGTATTATGTGGCATTTGTGACTGGATATTTTTCACACTTGCTGCTGGATCGGGAATTTTAG
- a CDS encoding 4Fe-4S double cluster binding domain-containing protein: protein MCTEACPAKAIKNVNTTLHYASRNEAIHFDACVDQLNKHSGFGHIAPYLCGVCVSSCPWGRKTKKAIPAN, encoded by the coding sequence ATCTGCACCGAAGCATGTCCGGCGAAAGCCATTAAAAATGTAAACACGACTTTACACTATGCCTCACGCAACGAAGCAATACATTTTGATGCTTGTGTTGATCAATTAAACAAGCATTCAGGGTTTGGCCACATTGCACCATACTTATGCGGTGTTTGTGTCTCATCATGCCCGTGGGGTCGCAAAACTAAAAAAGCGATTCCTGCAAACTAG
- a CDS encoding glycosyltransferase yields the protein MTKNVCFFNSNKAWGGGEKWNHHFSLLLRDKGYNVFVVTNCKSELKKRLQNESGITLHDEPIGNLSFLNPILMGRLRSFFRKNKIQTLITALPSDLKSGGIAAKCAGVSKVIYRRGIAVPVKDSFLNRQIFSKVVDRLIVNSIETKRTVLANNTSLIDETKIRQIYNGFDVTEFDRQDFSPLYIPENNEIVIGNAARLTAQKGQKYLIEAARILQDKNLDFKILIAGNGEMETELINYASELNVSDKINFLGFVKDMKSFHASQDIFCLPSLWEGFGYALVEAMTLEKPVVCFNISSNPEVVSDGKTGILVPPKDSKELARALEKLIVDEKLRKEMGQKGRKKVINNFNTPLVLSKLIEVIEEK from the coding sequence GTGACTAAAAACGTATGTTTTTTTAACAGCAATAAAGCCTGGGGCGGCGGGGAAAAGTGGAACCATCACTTTTCCCTGCTGCTACGGGATAAAGGTTACAATGTTTTCGTTGTAACCAATTGCAAGTCTGAACTAAAAAAAAGACTGCAAAACGAATCAGGAATTACACTTCATGACGAACCGATCGGCAATCTTTCGTTTTTAAACCCAATTCTTATGGGCCGGTTGAGGTCCTTTTTCCGTAAAAATAAAATCCAGACACTCATTACTGCCCTGCCTTCCGACCTGAAAAGCGGCGGAATTGCAGCTAAGTGCGCAGGGGTTTCAAAGGTAATCTACCGTAGGGGAATCGCCGTTCCGGTCAAAGACAGTTTCCTGAACAGGCAAATCTTCTCAAAAGTAGTTGACCGCCTGATTGTCAACTCCATAGAAACAAAACGGACAGTTCTCGCCAACAATACAAGCCTCATAGATGAAACAAAGATCCGCCAAATATACAACGGATTTGATGTTACAGAATTCGACCGGCAAGATTTCTCTCCGCTGTATATTCCTGAGAACAACGAAATAGTAATCGGAAACGCAGCACGCTTAACAGCACAAAAGGGCCAAAAATATCTTATTGAAGCAGCCAGAATACTTCAGGATAAAAATCTTGATTTTAAAATTCTGATCGCCGGAAACGGTGAAATGGAAACAGAATTAATAAATTATGCATCAGAACTGAATGTTTCAGACAAAATAAATTTTCTGGGCTTTGTAAAAGACATGAAATCTTTTCACGCATCACAAGATATCTTCTGCCTGCCCTCCCTGTGGGAAGGGTTCGGATATGCATTAGTTGAAGCTATGACGCTTGAAAAACCCGTTGTATGTTTTAACATAAGTTCCAACCCCGAAGTCGTTTCCGACGGAAAAACAGGAATACTTGTACCGCCCAAAGACTCAAAAGAACTCGCCCGGGCACTGGAAAAACTTATCGTCGACGAAAAATTAAGAAAAGAAATGGGCCAAAAAGGACGTAAAAAAGTTATTAACAACTTCAATACTCCGCTGGTGCTGAGTAAATTGATTGAAGTTATTGAAGAGAAATAA
- the sucD gene encoding succinate--CoA ligase subunit alpha — MLLNEHLSKTLLKEAAGIPVPTGVKITIKDLPGLEPYFPLPWILKAQVPVGGRGKAGGIQKVDTRKEYEKTARQILSMEIKGHKVPFLRAEPAVDIRQEFYLSLTLSRQRRKVIMTVGREGGVEIENMGPDNLLIQEISLPGGLQPNQIRAAFFHIGIARELFADFSSIVKKLYNTMIDHGLLLAEINPLALTGYGKLLALDGKIEMDDNIVDLNPALEKFYQPEHSTPEENIARDAGMSFVSLKGWVGLIANGAGLAMASMDALNFSDLPAANFLDLGGAANQKRIETALGLLFEDKQVEAIFINLFGGILSCELVAKALVAALGGNAPEKPIVVRMSGNSADEGLEILKEIKGDKVHRARNMQEALELLRKLKPADAQVIEFADPISAIPDSRPQDNGYKSPHTFDIDKDTPILIQGITGQEGQLHTRLMLEYGSNIVAGVTPFKGGQEVLGVPVYNSVKEAQRNHEIGASIIFVPPKLATDAILEAASCEIPWVVCITEGIVQSAMLDVLEQVKGGPSRIVGPNTPGLIVPGQTKIGILPTTPFSPGPVAVLSRSGTLTYEVADRLNQVGIGQSLSIGIGGDSYIGTTFADIFEMLRNHDETKAVMVLGEIGGTAEQDLADYVIKTGFDKPVLSFIAGQTAPPGKRLGHAGAILQEGTGVQGKLEKMRHAGFTVCPSLESIPQLTADALGIKLSD, encoded by the coding sequence ATGCTGCTCAACGAACACTTAAGTAAAACGCTACTCAAAGAGGCTGCCGGAATTCCTGTTCCCACAGGAGTAAAGATCACAATAAAAGATCTGCCCGGACTGGAACCATACTTCCCTCTGCCGTGGATATTAAAAGCTCAGGTTCCTGTGGGCGGAAGAGGCAAGGCAGGCGGTATCCAGAAAGTGGACACCAGAAAAGAGTACGAAAAAACCGCCCGCCAGATTTTATCTATGGAAATAAAAGGTCACAAAGTTCCTTTCTTAAGAGCTGAACCGGCTGTTGACATCCGTCAGGAATTCTACCTTTCCCTCACTCTCTCCCGCCAACGCCGCAAAGTCATCATGACTGTGGGCCGTGAAGGCGGAGTGGAAATCGAAAACATGGGACCGGACAATCTGCTCATCCAGGAAATCAGTCTGCCCGGAGGACTCCAGCCCAACCAGATCCGTGCCGCTTTTTTTCACATCGGCATTGCCAGAGAACTTTTTGCCGATTTCAGCAGCATTGTTAAAAAACTTTACAATACCATGATTGATCACGGTCTGCTGCTCGCTGAAATCAACCCTCTGGCTCTTACCGGATACGGCAAACTCCTTGCTCTCGATGGTAAAATTGAGATGGATGATAATATTGTCGACCTCAACCCGGCACTTGAAAAATTCTACCAGCCAGAGCACTCAACGCCTGAAGAGAATATTGCCCGAGATGCCGGAATGAGTTTTGTATCCCTCAAAGGCTGGGTCGGCCTCATTGCCAACGGGGCAGGTCTGGCTATGGCCTCAATGGATGCCCTTAATTTCTCAGACCTTCCCGCCGCAAACTTTCTCGACCTAGGCGGAGCAGCCAACCAGAAACGCATTGAAACCGCGCTGGGACTGCTTTTCGAAGACAAACAGGTCGAAGCAATCTTCATTAATCTTTTTGGCGGAATCCTGTCCTGCGAACTGGTAGCAAAAGCTCTTGTAGCCGCTCTGGGCGGTAATGCTCCTGAAAAACCTATTGTTGTACGTATGTCCGGCAACAGTGCGGATGAAGGACTTGAAATTCTCAAAGAGATCAAAGGAGATAAGGTTCACCGTGCCAGAAATATGCAGGAAGCCCTCGAACTGTTAAGAAAGCTCAAACCTGCCGATGCACAGGTGATTGAATTCGCTGATCCCATATCAGCAATTCCAGATTCAAGACCACAGGACAACGGTTACAAATCACCTCACACTTTTGATATTGATAAAGACACCCCAATTCTCATTCAGGGCATAACCGGTCAGGAGGGGCAGCTTCATACCCGCCTGATGCTCGAATACGGCAGTAATATTGTTGCCGGAGTCACTCCTTTTAAAGGCGGACAGGAGGTTCTCGGCGTACCTGTCTACAACAGTGTAAAAGAAGCCCAGCGCAATCACGAAATTGGCGCAAGCATCATTTTCGTGCCACCCAAACTGGCCACGGATGCCATCCTTGAAGCAGCTTCCTGCGAAATTCCGTGGGTTGTCTGCATTACTGAAGGGATCGTCCAAAGCGCCATGCTCGACGTACTGGAGCAGGTCAAAGGCGGCCCCAGCCGCATTGTCGGCCCGAACACTCCGGGCCTTATCGTACCCGGTCAAACCAAGATAGGCATTCTGCCGACAACACCCTTTTCACCCGGGCCGGTGGCTGTTCTATCGCGAAGCGGAACACTGACTTATGAAGTTGCCGACCGCCTCAATCAGGTAGGTATCGGACAATCTCTGTCCATCGGTATCGGCGGTGACTCCTATATAGGAACAACCTTCGCCGATATCTTTGAGATGCTGCGCAACCATGATGAGACCAAAGCTGTCATGGTTCTGGGAGAAATCGGCGGTACGGCTGAACAGGATCTGGCGGATTACGTTATCAAGACCGGATTTGACAAACCCGTACTTTCCTTTATTGCTGGTCAGACAGCTCCTCCGGGTAAACGTCTGGGCCACGCAGGTGCTATCCTTCAGGAAGGAACAGGTGTTCAGGGCAAGCTTGAAAAAATGCGCCATGCAGGTTTCACAGTGTGTCCGAGCCTTGAGTCAATTCCTCAGCTTACAGCAGACGCACTTGGAATCAAGTTAAGTGACTAA